The genomic stretch GCTGGACCGGGTGCTCCCTGCCAGCGGCAAGGCCAGACGCATCGCCATCACGGGTGCACCAGGTGTCGGTAAGTCCACCTTCATACAGGCCCTCGGCATGCACGCCGTCTCGGCCGGGAGGCGGATGGCAGTACTGGCAGTCGACCCGACCTCGCGTCGCAGCGGAGGATCGATCCTCGGCGACCGTACGCGAATGGGTGAGCTCGTCGCACACCCGGACGTGTTCGTCAGGCCTTCCCCGTCGGGGGGGAGCCTCGGAGGTGTCGCTCCTAGGACACGGGACGCCCTCCTCCTCGCCGAGGCGTGGGGTGCACAGCTCGTCCTGGTCGAGACGGTCGGAGTGGGTCAGTCCGAGACGGCAGCTGCCGATCTCGTCGACCTCTTCTGCGTACTCGTGGCTCCCGGCGGCGGCGACGAGCTGCAAGGCCTGAAGCGGGGACTGATGGAGCTGGCGGACATCGTCGTGGTGAACAAGTGCGACGGCGACCTGGCCGCCGTGGCGTCGAGGACGGCGAACGAGTACCGGAGTGCGCTGACCCTGATGAGACCCCGCTGGCGGAGTTGGCGGCCACGAGTCCTCACCTGCTCGGCCATCCGGCGGGAGGGCATAGCCGAATTCTGGGAGGCGGTGGAAGAGTTCTGGCAGGAGGTTGGTTCAACGGGAGAGCTGGACGAGCACCGCCGGGAACAGCGGGTGCGCTGGATGTGGTCGGAAGTCGAAGAGACGCTGGTGCACCGTCTGCGACAGACACCGACGGGCGACGAGAAGGTACGCACGTTGGAGAACGAGGTGGCCGCGGCTGCCAGATCCCACGCCTCCGGGGCTCTCGGAATCATTCGGCTACTGGAGGAGGGGATCAGACAGGGATAGGTCCTTCCATCCCCTGCCGTCCCATT from Acidimicrobiales bacterium encodes the following:
- a CDS encoding ATPase/protein kinase, with amino-acid sequence MTSDRSVTRESPGARSLAERVLAGDRLALAKAITLAESTRVDDRPIAAELLDRVLPASGKARRIAITGAPGVGKSTFIQALGMHAVSAGRRMAVLAVDPTSRRSGGSILGDRTRMGELVAHPDVFVRPSPSGGSLGGVAPRTRDALLLAEAWGAQLVLVETVGVGQSETAAADLVDLFCVLVAPGGGDELQGLKRGLMELADIVVVNKCDGDLAAVASRTANEYRSALTLMRPRWRSWRPRVLTCSAIRREGIAEFWEAVEEFWQEVGSTGELDEHRREQRVRWMWSEVEETLVHRLRQTPTGDEKVRTLENEVAAAARSHASGALGIIRLLEEGIRQG